A genomic stretch from Cetobacterium sp. ZOR0034 includes:
- a CDS encoding FMN-dependent NADH-azoreductase, which yields MKVLCILANPKPIEESYSKRAGMEFIKEYKIQNPTHEIEIMDLYEKGQEHLSYETLSNAINKRSGKMCEEAIYFSEFDKYIVCAPMWNLTTPSILKSYIDHIVAKGVTFRYSSNGIPKGLLKDKTAIYIGSRGGAYPFPLSLIAWDERYVRFIFRFMGIKNFKKIIFENTDKDPVKAKEKFPEFLNKVKSMSKGF from the coding sequence ATGAAGGTACTATGTATATTAGCCAATCCAAAACCAATAGAGGAATCTTATAGTAAAAGAGCAGGAATGGAATTTATAAAAGAATATAAAATTCAAAATCCAACTCACGAAATAGAAATAATGGATCTATATGAAAAAGGACAGGAACATTTGAGCTATGAAACTTTATCTAATGCAATAAATAAACGTTCTGGAAAAATGTGTGAAGAAGCAATATATTTTTCTGAGTTTGATAAATATATTGTGTGTGCTCCTATGTGGAATTTAACAACTCCTTCAATTTTGAAATCATATATAGATCATATTGTTGCAAAAGGAGTGACATTTAGATATAGTTCTAATGGAATTCCAAAAGGACTATTAAAAGATAAAACAGCTATTTATATAGGAAGCAGAGGAGGAGCATATCCATTTCCTCTTTCACTTATAGCTTGGGATGAAAGATATGTTCGTTTTATCTTTAGATTTATGGGAATAAAGAATTTTAAGAAGATAATATTTGAAAATACAGATAAAGATCCAGTAAAAGCAAAGGAAAAGTTTCCAGAGTTTTTAAATAAAGTTAAAAGTATGAGTAAAGGTTTCTAA
- a CDS encoding DEAD/DEAH box helicase family protein, with product MLISNNKVTMYESLKNSINLSEEIIINVSFIRDSGLKLLIPELTKARSEGKSIKILTSDYMNVTEPNALYRLLDIPGVKIFKNPEKPSFHPKTYIFKNKNNVEIYVGSSNISYSALISGVEWSYQFFGDTQNSDINNILTEFEELYEKNSFELTLDWLRKYEKNYKKKEFQNYIDPDSSKSSIEEIEPIKFQVPALYELSKTREEGFNKALVIVATGLGKTYLSAFDSKNFNKILFVAHRDEILKDAQKTFETIYSDSKNYGFFNGSTKETKKDIIFASVQTLSKNDYLSEDYFSKDYFDYIVVDEFHHSSAKSYSEILNYFKPKFLLGLTATPDRADSGDIYKLCDYNIAYECDLRVAINNGWLTPFQYFGIYDDTDYSLIPWRGGKYDLESLENSLIVEKRVQLILEKYLKYRKKSTIAFCASVKHTKVMHNYFLKNKIKSAIVLGETSISDRQNIIKKFKEGKLDIIFTVDIFNEGIDIPCIDTVLFLRPTTSYTIFMQQLGRGLRTYPNKHHLRFLDFVGNYKGSELKPSFLTGFRKNGNLPKSPLDENFILPEGCTANFDFKIIEHFENEEKKREPLHQKMIQDYLNVKDYLKKTPTIMDIYTFGEYPVSLYIKEYEGWYNFLKTVNDLNEKELQFTQKAIDFLKLLDTTEMTKSYKIPLFLSLFEVEPKRTSSFFKFSLKLHLTTFHLLYQLSHLMFQKYLLNKSHFSQVALKIFLL from the coding sequence ATGTTAATTAGTAATAACAAAGTTACAATGTATGAAAGTTTAAAAAACTCTATTAATTTATCCGAAGAGATAATTATTAATGTCTCTTTTATTCGTGATAGCGGATTAAAGTTACTAATTCCAGAACTTACAAAAGCTCGTTCTGAAGGTAAGTCTATCAAGATACTCACGAGTGACTATATGAACGTTACAGAGCCTAATGCTTTATATAGATTACTCGATATTCCTGGTGTGAAAATTTTTAAAAATCCTGAAAAACCTTCATTTCATCCCAAAACTTATATTTTTAAAAATAAAAACAATGTTGAAATATACGTCGGTTCTTCAAATATCTCATACTCAGCTTTAATCTCTGGAGTTGAATGGTCATATCAATTTTTTGGAGATACACAAAATAGTGATATCAACAATATATTAACAGAATTTGAAGAGCTATACGAAAAAAATAGTTTCGAATTAACCTTAGATTGGCTCAGAAAATATGAAAAAAACTATAAAAAAAAGGAGTTTCAAAATTATATAGACCCTGACTCTTCAAAGAGTTCAATTGAAGAGATCGAACCAATAAAATTTCAAGTTCCAGCTCTTTATGAGTTATCAAAAACAAGAGAGGAGGGCTTCAATAAAGCTTTAGTGATTGTTGCAACAGGACTTGGAAAAACATACCTATCGGCTTTCGATTCTAAGAATTTCAATAAAATTCTTTTTGTCGCTCATAGAGATGAGATTTTAAAAGATGCTCAAAAAACTTTTGAAACTATCTATTCAGATTCTAAAAACTACGGATTTTTCAATGGATCTACAAAAGAAACAAAAAAAGATATTATATTTGCAAGTGTTCAAACTCTTTCTAAAAATGATTATCTTTCTGAAGATTATTTCTCAAAAGACTATTTTGATTATATAGTTGTAGATGAGTTTCATCACAGTTCAGCTAAAAGTTACTCTGAAATTTTAAACTACTTTAAACCGAAATTTCTTCTTGGATTAACTGCAACTCCTGATCGTGCTGACTCTGGTGATATTTATAAGTTATGTGACTACAATATCGCTTACGAATGCGATCTCAGAGTTGCTATTAATAATGGTTGGCTAACTCCGTTTCAATACTTTGGAATTTATGATGACACTGATTATTCACTTATTCCTTGGCGTGGAGGAAAATATGATTTAGAATCTTTAGAAAACTCATTGATTGTAGAAAAAAGAGTCCAACTAATTTTAGAAAAATATTTGAAATATCGTAAAAAAAGTACTATCGCTTTTTGTGCTAGTGTAAAACATACTAAAGTTATGCATAACTATTTTTTAAAAAATAAAATAAAAAGCGCTATAGTTTTAGGAGAAACTTCTATTTCTGATCGACAAAATATAATTAAGAAATTTAAAGAAGGAAAATTAGATATCATATTCACTGTTGATATTTTTAATGAGGGAATAGATATTCCATGTATAGATACAGTTTTATTTTTAAGACCTACAACTTCTTATACAATTTTCATGCAACAATTAGGTAGAGGGCTTAGAACTTATCCCAATAAACATCACTTAAGATTTCTTGATTTTGTTGGAAATTATAAAGGTTCTGAATTAAAGCCTTCATTTTTAACTGGATTCAGAAAAAATGGTAATTTACCAAAATCCCCTTTAGATGAAAACTTTATTCTTCCAGAGGGCTGTACTGCTAACTTTGATTTTAAAATTATAGAGCACTTTGAAAATGAGGAAAAGAAAAGAGAGCCCCTTCATCAAAAAATGATTCAAGATTATCTCAATGTTAAAGATTATTTAAAGAAAACACCTACTATTATGGATATCTATACATTTGGAGAGTATCCAGTTTCTCTGTATATAAAAGAATACGAGGGTTGGTATAATTTCTTGAAAACAGTTAATGATTTAAATGAAAAAGAACTACAGTTTACTCAAAAAGCAATCGACTTTTTAAAGCTTTTAGATACAACCGAAATGACGAAATCTTACAAAATTCCATTATTTTTAAGTTTGTTTGAGGTAGAGCCTAAACGAACTTCATCTTTTTTTAAATTTTCTTTAAAATTACATTTAACCACTTTTCATCTCCTCTACCAACTCTCACATCTGATGTTTCAAAAATATCTTCTAAATAAAAGTCACTTTTCTCAAGTAGCTTTGAAAATCTTTCTTTTGTAA
- a CDS encoding recombinase family protein translates to MKIGYVRVSTVEQNEKRQLKKMNEMKIDKIYIEKISAKDIKGRTQLITMLNEVVEGDTIYVHDFSRLARSTKDLLYITEILAQKKVALISFKENIDTSTATGKLMLTMIGAINEFERTNLLERQKEGIFLAKELGKYKGRKPIPFPDNWENIYVKWKNKEISPSFAMENLNLKKSTFYKLAKEWERK, encoded by the coding sequence ATGAAGATTGGATATGTTCGAGTCTCAACAGTCGAACAAAATGAAAAACGACAATTAAAAAAAATGAATGAAATGAAGATTGACAAAATATACATCGAAAAAATATCCGCTAAAGATATTAAAGGAAGAACTCAATTAATAACTATGTTAAATGAAGTTGTTGAAGGCGACACCATTTATGTCCACGATTTTTCAAGATTGGCTAGGTCAACAAAAGATCTCCTATACATCACTGAAATTTTAGCTCAGAAAAAGGTGGCTCTTATATCTTTTAAAGAAAATATAGATACTTCGACTGCAACTGGAAAACTAATGCTAACTATGATTGGAGCTATAAATGAGTTCGAAAGAACAAACCTTTTAGAAAGACAAAAAGAAGGGATTTTTCTAGCCAAAGAGTTAGGAAAATATAAAGGACGCAAACCGATTCCTTTTCCTGATAACTGGGAGAATATCTATGTAAAATGGAAAAATAAAGAGATATCGCCCTCATTTGCTATGGAAAATTTAAATCTAAAAAAATCTACATTTTATAAGTTAGCTAAAGAGTGGGAGAGGAAATAA
- a CDS encoding M20 family metallopeptidase — translation MENRIIGFLDENRDEFISLSQNIHKNPEIGNEEYFASELLTNYLESKGFDVERDIAGHKTGFIARKKSIHGEYPKLAFLAEYDALPNLGHACGHNVIAGISVAGGVALADSLENIPGEVVIYGCPAEEGGQNGSAKGSFVRENLFEGIDAAMIIHPSSEHSITKNSLAVNPLDFEFFGKSAHAAGSPESGKNALDALLHFFNGIATLRQHVTSDIKIHGIITHGGDAPNIIPDYTKARFYIRAATKEGCDEVTQKIVDIADGAALMTGCKSKVSSFQNRVDNLVQIRYFDDLYVDVMKKLGVEVLVDSKKSMGSTDVGNVSHIVPTIHPNIKICDSCVVGHTHEFNDAAGSLAGDEAVILGGKALALLGLKLILNESELLKVKEAFEATKK, via the coding sequence ATGGAAAATAGAATAATAGGTTTTTTAGATGAGAATAGAGATGAGTTTATAAGTTTAAGTCAAAATATACATAAAAATCCCGAGATTGGAAACGAAGAGTATTTTGCATCTGAGTTGCTAACAAACTATTTGGAATCGAAGGGGTTCGATGTAGAAAGAGATATAGCTGGACATAAAACAGGATTTATAGCTAGAAAAAAATCAATTCATGGTGAGTATCCAAAACTTGCTTTTTTAGCTGAGTATGATGCTTTGCCAAATTTAGGGCATGCTTGTGGGCACAATGTTATAGCCGGAATAAGTGTAGCTGGTGGAGTTGCTCTTGCTGACTCTTTGGAAAATATCCCAGGTGAAGTAGTTATATATGGGTGCCCTGCAGAAGAGGGAGGACAAAATGGAAGTGCAAAAGGCTCATTTGTGAGAGAGAATCTTTTTGAAGGAATAGATGCAGCTATGATTATTCATCCAAGTAGCGAGCACTCAATAACAAAAAATAGTTTGGCTGTAAATCCCTTGGATTTTGAATTCTTTGGAAAGTCTGCTCATGCTGCTGGGTCTCCAGAAAGTGGAAAAAATGCTTTAGATGCCTTATTACATTTTTTCAATGGAATAGCTACATTGAGACAGCATGTTACATCAGATATAAAAATTCACGGGATTATTACTCATGGTGGGGATGCTCCAAATATAATTCCAGATTATACAAAAGCTAGATTTTATATTCGTGCTGCAACAAAAGAGGGGTGTGACGAGGTTACACAAAAAATTGTGGATATAGCAGATGGTGCTGCTCTTATGACTGGATGTAAGTCGAAAGTTTCTAGTTTCCAAAATAGAGTTGATAACTTAGTTCAAATAAGATATTTTGATGATCTTTATGTTGATGTTATGAAAAAGTTAGGAGTAGAAGTTTTAGTGGATTCTAAGAAAAGTATGGGTTCAACAGATGTTGGAAATGTAAGTCACATTGTTCCAACAATTCATCCAAATATTAAAATTTGTGATTCATGTGTTGTTGGACACACTCATGAGTTTAATGATGCAGCAGGTTCTTTAGCTGGAGATGAAGCTGTTATTTTAGGAGGAAAAGCTTTGGCACTTTTAGGACTTAAATTGATTTTAAATGAGAGTGAATTATTAAAAGTTAAAGAGGCTTTTGAAGCTACAAAAAAGTAA
- a CDS encoding MetQ/NlpA family ABC transporter substrate-binding protein — protein sequence MKKLRVILLVVLSILGVVGCGKKSEDVTSGTKIVKLGINGDENVIWENVRDELKKENIELKFINFADYIRPNLALQEKEIDINAFQTEIYFDNFKKEHKLSIVNLGYTVLAPMGIYSKKITDLSALKDGATVAIPNDSSNGGRALLLLQDAGLVTLNKEAGAFPRVKDIVANPKGIKIVELVATQIPRSIEDVDVAAINNGVAVQAGYSPLQDSIFIEDFKNERLKPYFNIIAAREDNQNNPEIKRVLEIYQTAENKKIIDDYYRGSSIAVF from the coding sequence ATGAAAAAATTAAGAGTTATTTTATTAGTAGTGCTATCTATTTTAGGAGTTGTAGGTTGTGGAAAAAAATCAGAAGATGTAACTTCAGGAACTAAGATTGTAAAGTTAGGAATAAATGGAGATGAGAATGTTATTTGGGAAAATGTTAGAGATGAATTAAAAAAAGAGAATATAGAGTTGAAGTTTATAAATTTTGCGGATTATATAAGACCAAACTTAGCTTTGCAGGAAAAAGAGATAGATATAAATGCTTTTCAAACTGAGATATACTTTGATAATTTTAAGAAAGAGCATAAGTTAAGTATTGTAAATTTAGGATATACGGTTTTAGCACCGATGGGGATATATTCTAAAAAGATAACTGATTTATCAGCTTTAAAAGATGGGGCAACAGTAGCAATACCAAATGATAGTTCAAATGGTGGAAGAGCACTATTATTACTTCAAGATGCAGGATTAGTAACTTTAAATAAAGAAGCAGGAGCATTTCCAAGAGTTAAAGATATAGTAGCTAATCCGAAAGGAATAAAAATTGTTGAGCTTGTAGCAACACAAATTCCAAGATCAATAGAGGATGTAGATGTGGCAGCTATAAATAATGGGGTTGCTGTTCAAGCTGGGTATTCGCCTCTGCAAGATTCAATATTTATTGAAGACTTCAAAAATGAGAGATTGAAACCATACTTTAATATTATAGCAGCAAGAGAGGATAATCAAAATAACCCTGAAATAAAAAGAGTTTTAGAGATATATCAAACTGCTGAGAATAAAAAAATAATAGATGATTATTATAGAGGATCATCAATAGCTGTATTTTAA
- a CDS encoding methionine ABC transporter permease, which produces MVEKLYSSLENVIKYQDEMVRAMGETLLMVSIAGTISTLIGLLMGIVLVVTRKDGILENNLINSILGKIINVFRSIPFVILLAALIPVTRFFMGTTIGLKGAIVPLIFGSAPFVARQIESALLGVDSGVIEAAYSMGSTPFEIIYRVLLREALPEIIYALIITTVSLIGFSAVAGTVGGGGLGDFAIRYGYQHFKTDIMVVTIVILVTLITAIQWSGEKILKRIKK; this is translated from the coding sequence ATGGTAGAAAAGCTATATAGTTCTTTAGAAAATGTAATTAAGTATCAAGATGAGATGGTTCGTGCCATGGGAGAAACTTTGTTAATGGTATCTATAGCAGGAACAATCTCAACGCTGATTGGACTTTTAATGGGGATAGTTTTGGTTGTGACTAGAAAAGATGGAATTTTAGAAAATAACTTAATCAATAGTATTTTGGGGAAGATTATAAATGTGTTTAGATCAATTCCATTTGTGATTTTACTTGCAGCTTTGATTCCTGTAACAAGATTTTTTATGGGAACAACTATTGGATTGAAAGGAGCGATTGTTCCTCTTATATTTGGGTCAGCACCTTTTGTGGCTAGACAGATTGAATCAGCACTTTTGGGAGTGGATTCAGGAGTTATAGAAGCAGCGTATTCAATGGGTTCAACACCTTTTGAAATAATCTATAGAGTTTTACTAAGAGAAGCTCTACCTGAAATTATATATGCTCTTATTATAACAACAGTTAGTTTGATTGGATTTTCAGCAGTGGCAGGAACTGTTGGTGGAGGAGGTCTTGGAGACTTTGCAATAAGATATGGATATCAACATTTTAAAACGGATATTATGGTTGTAACAATTGTCATACTTGTGACTTTGATTACAGCAATTCAATGGTCTGGAGAAAAAATATTAAAAAGAATAAAAAAATAA
- a CDS encoding methionine ABC transporter ATP-binding protein: protein MIQLRNIIKTYESKGQSVEALKELSFDFKKGEITGIIGYSGAGKSTLLRCINLLETPCSGEVLIDGVELGSLNARELREKRKKIGMIFQHFNLMRSRTVAKNIAYPLKGSGLSKAEIDERVNSLLDLVGLKDKKSSYPSQLSGGQKQRVGIARALANNPDIILCDEATSALDPETTVSILKLLKKINKDLGVTIVLITHQMEVIKEICDRVIVMEDGFVKEEGDVIDIFSRPKEPITKRFLSSVFNSDKINDYLNTVLVKGDEKIIKLAYVGSNTEEAYISKISRDYDVDGSILFGNIEIIKETPIGNLVVKLKGEEENIQNSLDYLNKNNIYTEVLKDGRKAI, encoded by the coding sequence ATGATACAACTTAGGAATATTATAAAAACTTATGAGAGTAAAGGTCAAAGTGTTGAGGCATTAAAAGAACTATCTTTCGATTTTAAAAAAGGAGAGATTACAGGAATTATAGGTTATTCTGGAGCTGGAAAAAGTACGCTGCTGAGATGTATAAATCTTTTAGAGACACCATGTTCTGGAGAAGTTTTAATTGATGGAGTTGAGTTAGGGTCTTTAAATGCGAGAGAGCTTAGAGAGAAAAGAAAAAAAATTGGGATGATATTTCAACATTTCAATCTGATGAGAAGTAGGACAGTTGCTAAAAATATAGCTTACCCATTGAAAGGCAGTGGACTTTCAAAAGCTGAGATAGATGAAAGAGTAAATAGTTTGTTGGATTTAGTTGGATTAAAAGATAAAAAAAGTAGTTATCCATCACAACTTTCTGGAGGACAAAAGCAAAGAGTTGGAATAGCTAGAGCGTTAGCGAATAATCCAGATATAATCCTTTGTGATGAAGCAACCTCAGCCCTAGATCCAGAAACAACAGTATCTATTTTAAAACTACTAAAAAAAATAAATAAAGATTTAGGAGTAACCATTGTTTTGATAACTCATCAGATGGAGGTTATAAAAGAGATTTGTGATAGAGTTATTGTTATGGAAGATGGGTTTGTAAAAGAAGAGGGGGATGTTATAGATATTTTCTCGAGACCGAAAGAGCCAATAACAAAAAGGTTTTTATCCTCAGTTTTCAATAGTGATAAGATAAATGATTATTTAAACACAGTTCTTGTAAAAGGCGATGAAAAAATAATTAAGTTAGCTTATGTTGGTAGTAATACAGAGGAGGCTTACATTTCAAAAATATCAAGAGATTATGATGTTGATGGTAGTATCCTTTTTGGAAATATAGAGATTATAAAGGAAACACCAATAGGAAACTTGGTTGTGAAATTGAAAGGGGAAGAGGAAAATATCCAAAATTCCTTAGATTACTTAAATAAAAATAATATATACACGGAGGTTTTAAAAGATGGTAGAAAAGCTATATAG
- a CDS encoding FAD-dependent oxidoreductase, with the protein MKIVVVGAVAAGTSVIAKARRNSEEVEIVAYTSGSDISYSGCGVPYYIGEDYIKRGNLTPRDAKWFESRFNMKLNINHKVLSVNPDLKKIEVLNEITKEVFEDSYDKLVITTGARPRKIDFDNENIFYIRDVETGDKLKKFIHETSPKKALIVGSGYIGLEMVENLAQRGIEVTVLEMNSSIGRVDSEISIYLEKYLAKKGVKLILNDKIKNISEDGKIVSTENGETLEVDFIVAAVGVLPNVEFLKSSGIQLGKSEAIRVNSHLETNLKDIYAAGDCATTYSLLTGEETYVPLGSTANKMGRILGDRLTGGNLEFKGILGTSIFKIFDMAFASTGLDEKEALEKGYSIEIIHNIKPNQTEYLEASREMVIKAIADRKTGKLLGVQMLGENGVDKRIDVFATLLTFGATVDQLFHLDLAYAPPFSTTKDPVNYTGMILDNAINGKNKIVTPKELKEKRDEFLVIDVRSKSQYEAAHIEDAINIPLETLREKVKELDKSKKIAVHCNKGVTGNMGQNILLNSGFDAYNISGGYSNYSTLNKK; encoded by the coding sequence ATGAAGATAGTTGTAGTTGGAGCAGTAGCAGCGGGGACATCTGTTATAGCAAAAGCTCGTAGAAATAGCGAAGAGGTAGAGATTGTGGCTTATACTTCAGGATCAGATATAAGTTACTCTGGATGTGGAGTTCCATATTACATTGGAGAGGATTATATAAAAAGAGGAAATCTAACTCCAAGAGATGCTAAATGGTTCGAATCTCGTTTTAATATGAAGCTTAATATAAACCATAAAGTTTTATCTGTAAATCCAGATTTAAAAAAGATAGAGGTTTTAAATGAAATAACCAAAGAGGTTTTTGAAGATTCATATGATAAGCTAGTAATTACAACAGGAGCGAGACCTAGGAAAATCGATTTTGATAATGAAAATATATTCTATATAAGAGATGTTGAAACAGGAGATAAATTAAAAAAGTTTATTCATGAAACGTCTCCTAAAAAAGCTTTGATAGTTGGTTCTGGATATATTGGACTTGAGATGGTAGAAAACTTAGCTCAAAGAGGAATAGAGGTAACTGTTCTTGAGATGAATTCTAGTATAGGAAGAGTGGATTCAGAAATAAGTATCTATCTAGAGAAATATCTAGCTAAAAAAGGTGTTAAACTAATTTTAAACGATAAGATAAAAAATATTTCTGAGGATGGAAAAATAGTTAGTACTGAAAATGGAGAAACTTTAGAAGTTGATTTTATAGTAGCAGCGGTTGGAGTACTTCCAAATGTAGAGTTTTTAAAATCATCAGGAATACAGTTAGGAAAAAGCGAAGCGATAAGAGTAAATAGTCATTTAGAAACTAATTTGAAAGATATTTACGCAGCTGGAGATTGTGCTACAACATATTCACTTTTAACTGGAGAGGAAACATATGTTCCACTTGGGTCAACAGCAAATAAGATGGGACGTATTTTAGGAGATAGACTTACTGGTGGAAATTTAGAGTTTAAAGGCATTTTAGGAACGTCAATTTTCAAAATATTTGATATGGCCTTTGCTAGCACTGGATTAGATGAGAAAGAAGCTTTAGAAAAAGGATATTCAATCGAGATAATTCACAATATAAAACCAAATCAAACAGAGTATTTAGAAGCATCTAGAGAGATGGTAATAAAAGCGATTGCCGATAGAAAGACTGGGAAGCTTTTAGGTGTTCAGATGTTAGGGGAAAATGGTGTTGATAAGAGAATAGATGTTTTTGCAACACTTTTAACATTCGGAGCGACAGTAGACCAACTATTCCATCTAGATTTAGCTTATGCACCACCTTTCTCAACAACAAAAGATCCTGTAAATTATACAGGTATGATTTTAGATAATGCTATAAATGGAAAAAATAAAATTGTAACTCCAAAAGAGTTGAAAGAGAAAAGAGATGAATTCTTGGTTATAGATGTTAGAAGTAAATCTCAATACGAAGCGGCACATATAGAGGACGCTATAAATATACCTCTAGAAACTTTAAGAGAAAAAGTAAAAGAGTTGGATAAAAGTAAAAAAATTGCAGTTCATTGCAATAAAGGTGTTACAGGAAATATGGGGCAAAATATCCTTTTAAATTCAGGGTTCGATGCATATAATATTTCTGGTGGATATTCAAACTATTCAACTTTAAATAAAAAATAA
- the arsB gene encoding ACR3 family arsenite efflux transporter, translating into MGFFEKYLSIWVGICIVLGVSIGIFAPVVPETLALFEYSNVSIPVAILIWLMIYPMMLKIDFTSIMNATKNTKGLTVTCVTNWLIKPFTMYAISVLFFKVIFKNLIPLNLADEYIAGAVLLGAAPCTAMVFVWSQLTKGNPAYTLVQVAVNDLILLIGFVPIVALLLGISNVVVPYDTLILSVVLFVVIPLILGVTSRHYIIKSKGLDYFKNIFIKKFDKITITGLLLTLTIIFSFQGRKIIDNPLDILLISIPLTIQTFFIFFLAYGWAKVWKLPHEIASPAGMIGASNFFELAVAVSISLFGLNSGATLATVVGVLVEVPVMLILVGISNKTREYFVKA; encoded by the coding sequence ATGGGATTTTTTGAGAAATACCTATCAATTTGGGTAGGAATTTGTATAGTTTTAGGGGTTTCAATTGGAATATTTGCACCAGTAGTACCAGAGACTTTAGCTCTTTTTGAATATTCAAATGTATCAATACCAGTAGCTATTTTAATCTGGCTTATGATTTATCCAATGATGTTGAAAATCGATTTTACATCTATAATGAATGCAACAAAAAATACAAAAGGATTAACAGTTACTTGTGTAACTAACTGGTTAATTAAACCATTTACAATGTATGCTATATCAGTGTTATTCTTTAAAGTTATTTTTAAAAATTTAATACCTTTAAATTTAGCAGATGAATATATTGCTGGAGCCGTACTTTTAGGTGCAGCACCTTGTACAGCTATGGTTTTTGTTTGGAGTCAACTTACAAAAGGAAATCCAGCTTATACTTTGGTTCAAGTTGCTGTGAATGATTTAATATTATTAATAGGTTTTGTACCGATTGTAGCACTATTATTAGGAATAAGTAATGTTGTTGTTCCATATGATACACTGATTCTTTCAGTTGTTTTATTTGTAGTTATTCCACTAATTTTAGGTGTAACTTCAAGACATTATATTATAAAATCAAAAGGACTAGATTATTTTAAAAATATATTTATAAAAAAGTTTGATAAAATAACGATAACAGGATTACTATTGACATTAACAATAATTTTCTCTTTCCAAGGAAGAAAAATAATAGACAATCCTTTGGATATTTTATTAATATCTATACCATTAACAATTCAAACGTTCTTTATTTTCTTCTTAGCATATGGATGGGCTAAAGTTTGGAAACTTCCTCATGAGATAGCTTCACCAGCAGGAATGATTGGGGCCAGTAACTTCTTTGAGTTAGCAGTGGCAGTGTCAATATCTTTATTTGGCTTGAATTCAGGTGCTACATTAGCAACTGTAGTTGGTGTTTTAGTAGAGGTTCCTGTGATGTTAATACTAGTCGGAATATCTAATAAAACAAGAGAATATTTTGTAAAAGCGTAA
- a CDS encoding Rpn family recombination-promoting nuclease/putative transposase: protein MCTKLFEPKVDYVFKNLFGSEKHPRILISFLNACIKPESPIVSVQLKNTELSKEYIEDSFSRLDVLAKTDKGEIINIEMQRADEKNMIKRSLYYWSKAFSGEYGGKSRYRELPRTICINVIDFNLLLEENYHNKYILKNAKTSNILTDTMEIHFIELPKMKEIDTKDALSMWTAFINDPNDDKVIELESMLEELHEARIELARISRDPKEAENYRLRQNAMNERMNALLEAEDKGIAKGIAQGMAQGIARGIAEGEKLAKLEIAKTSLQNGLSPDIITQITGLTIEEIENLK from the coding sequence ATGTGTACGAAATTATTTGAACCAAAAGTTGATTATGTATTTAAAAATCTATTTGGATCAGAAAAACATCCAAGAATATTGATATCCTTTTTAAATGCATGTATAAAACCAGAAAGTCCAATAGTTAGTGTTCAACTAAAAAATACAGAATTATCAAAAGAATATATTGAAGATAGTTTCTCTAGATTAGATGTTTTAGCTAAAACAGATAAAGGAGAGATAATAAATATTGAAATGCAAAGAGCTGATGAAAAAAATATGATAAAGCGTAGTCTTTACTATTGGTCAAAAGCTTTTTCTGGAGAATATGGAGGAAAAAGTAGATATAGGGAACTTCCTAGAACTATCTGTATAAATGTTATAGATTTTAATCTTTTGTTAGAAGAAAATTATCATAATAAATATATTTTAAAAAATGCTAAAACTAGTAATATTTTAACTGATACTATGGAAATACATTTTATTGAACTGCCAAAAATGAAAGAGATTGATACCAAAGACGCTCTTAGTATGTGGACAGCATTTATAAATGATCCAAATGATGATAAAGTTATCGAACTAGAAAGCATGCTTGAAGAACTTCATGAAGCTCGAATTGAATTAGCAAGAATAAGTAGAGACCCAAAAGAAGCTGAAAATTATAGACTTCGTCAAAATGCGATGAACGAAAGAATGAATGCACTTTTAGAAGCTGAAGATAAAGGAATTGCTAAAGGCATAGCTCAGGGTATGGCTCAAGGTATAGCTCGAGGTATCGCAGAAGGAGAAAAATTAGCTAAATTAGAAATTGCTAAGACTTCATTACAAAATGGATTAAGTCCTGACATTATAACTCAAATAACTGGATTAACTATTGAAGAGATTGAAAATTTGAAATAA